One genomic window of Lepeophtheirus salmonis chromosome 5, UVic_Lsal_1.4, whole genome shotgun sequence includes the following:
- the LOC121118181 gene encoding uncharacterized protein: MVSFYPMKYGRASLAVMEGLEDIEEIDLYLEASTCVNCHQLSSMNMILEGKIHQLEKFSLNNEQRLKFMEENSIAWEKKALEYEVNLEILIKQRGSLQEEIQDLQKKNDKLLKEVEGLYTEIERKPEIPPPPPPPPPPPKFKLNFWKPSKKQRSKSLNRVEDLRIMERNPHAPMVLNSDILDAIKNRRYSLKHVDPIKEKEKQRLLRKESDQYYSEFDIAKIIERQIALAFSDESDEETEEWINKKINNDKGSFSSLDSNGSFRLQSKNTNKKCKSF, from the exons atGGTTTCCTTTTATCCTATGAAGTATGGAAGAGCCTCATTGGCGGTAATGGAAGGACTTGAGGACATAGAAGAAATTGATTTATACCTTGAGGCATCTACTTGTGTAAACTGTCATCAATTATCATCAATGAACATGATACTCGAAGGTAAAATCCACCAGTTGGAAAAGTTTTCCTTGAATAACGAACAAAGACTAAAG TTTATGGAGGAAAATTCAATAGCTTGGGAGAAAAAAGCCCTGGAATATGAAGTAAATCTagaaattttgatcaaacaaaGAGGCTCTCTACAGGAAGAGATACAGgatcttcaaaagaaaaatgataagcTCCTTAAAGAAGTAGAGGGTTTATACACAGAAATTGAAAGAAAACCCGAAATTCCACCACCTCCACCCCCACCCCCACCCCCTCCAAAgtttaaactcaatttttggAAACCTTCAAAAAAACAACGCTCCAAGTCTCTTAATAGAGTTGAAGACTTGAGAATAATGGAAAGAAATCCACACGCACCTATGGTTTTAAATTCAGATATCTTGGATGCAATCAAAAATCGACGATATTCTCTTAAACACGTGGATCCaataaaggaaaaagaaaaacaaaggctTCTCAGAAAGGAATCGGATCAATACTACTCCGAGTTTGATATTGCCAAAATTATAGAAAGACAAATTGCACTTGCGTTTTCTGATGAGAGTGACGAGGAGACTGAGGAatggatcaataaaaaaatcaacaatgatAAAGGTTCTTTCTCAAGTTTAGACTCGAATGGGTCCTTTAGATTGCaatctaaaaatacaaacaaaaaatgcaaatccttttaa